The genomic DNA ATAGCAGAAAATGATGGCATGAGTTTTGAAGAGGCATTAGAAATCGCAATTGAAGAAGTAGGTGGGGGGCATAATGAAACTTAAAAAGAAATTTAATTCTATAAGTTTTCTTCTAATAATAGTAAGTTTTGCAACATTTTTGCAGAAACCAGCAGCAGCTCAAGAATCAGGAGAGTATTTTAAATCAGGCAGATTGTATTATATAAACAGAGATATTGCTAAGGCAAAAAATTGCTTTGAGACAGCCCTAAAACTTAATCCTGAATACGCTGAAGCCTGGCGTGAATTAGGGGTGTGCTATATGGAGGAAGGGGATTTTGAGAAAGCGATAAACTTGCTTAGTCAATCTTTAGAATTAAACCCTGATTCTCCAAAATCCAACTATGCTATAGCTGTGGCTTATCTTAAGAAGGAAGAGCCGGATGTGGAGTTAGCAAAGAAATGTTATAACAAAGCTGTGAAGCTAGGATACAGTATTCCAGAGTGGTTTCTCTCTTTTCTTCAGCGTTGCGAAGAGGGGGTAAAAGTATATGAATAGTTTTAAAAAGTTATGGTTATGCTTGAAAAAAATAGATTTATGTGGTATAATTAAGGTAAGGAAAGATGGTAAGACAAATTAATGTAGTTAACAAAGGAGGCAGAAAGATGAAGAGAATATTGAGAAGTATATGCGGAGTTACTTTGGGTTTATTTGTTCTTTCAATATCTGCTTTTGGGAATGGATGGGGTAATCCTGGGAGTAGCATTACTGATGTTGATTTGCCCAATGGTTTTGAGTTAGACACAGGTTTTGCTGAAGTACCCCTACCTGCTAATGAAGATAGAATGGAAGTTCAGATAATAAGTACTAAGTCGACATATCTCGGTGATGGAAGATATTCCACTGAACAATCTATTTGGTCCTTGGTAGAGAAAGAGATTGATGGAGTCATGGAAATGGTATGGGAGCAACATTTTGTCTCCTCTCAGAA from Candidatus Kaelpia aquatica includes the following:
- a CDS encoding tetratricopeptide repeat protein gives rise to the protein MKLKKKFNSISFLLIIVSFATFLQKPAAAQESGEYFKSGRLYYINRDIAKAKNCFETALKLNPEYAEAWRELGVCYMEEGDFEKAINLLSQSLELNPDSPKSNYAIAVAYLKKEEPDVELAKKCYNKAVKLGYSIPEWFLSFLQRCEEGVKVYE